One window from the genome of Mumia sp. ZJ1417 encodes:
- a CDS encoding acyltransferase family protein — MSATVQSRRALPTVGTPASASSYLRPEIQGLRAIAVGLVVIFHLWPHRLPGGYLGVDVFFVISGYLITAHILRESDRTGRIALGKFWARRARRLLPAAYLVLGVSLIAVFLWVPRMLWQQFVREIGAAALYVENWALAADAVDYLAADNVASPAQHYWTLSAEEQFYIVWPVLVIAALWCAPILSTRLGQRRQHIAIFAMLATVTVASFVYSLHLTATDPATSYFVTTTRAWEFGVGALLAFVPVLAGRASLRALVSLLGLVTLAVCAMRMDEATPMPGTAAVWVVLGTAALLWAGHPSSVAWSPTHALSWRPAQFIGDISYSVYLWHWPLIVILPYAMGSSLGMLDKIAIAVVTILLSWATKKWVEDPVRTTRRLGIPRSGVTFGLVGATAGALVAGCFVGWSVVDHDNAARAEAAESLLKQHGACFGAAARDPKLADTCPDPALDKVMIPDPSEVKKDHAAYRRCLKYLRGDDFEGCPFGTPRRGVPHVAVVGDSHARALMPMFEILVDQGVLTAEMIASPSCGWSTLPPAAGNPESRKVACAEMKANLDELLRAEPDRFDFIVTTSRASSQRASEEARVQGVLDVWEPALKAKTPIVAIRDNPEGGRRAEDDPNICLGEVGAAHAAECALSRKAAITDVFDPYEQAVERSKRTTYVDMTKWYCDEDKCPVVIGGANVFSDSNHVTITYARTLAPYYKAAFAKAGLLD, encoded by the coding sequence ATGTCCGCGACCGTTCAGAGCCGACGCGCTCTCCCCACGGTCGGGACACCTGCGTCCGCGAGCAGCTATCTCCGCCCGGAGATCCAGGGGCTGCGCGCGATCGCGGTCGGGCTGGTCGTGATCTTCCACCTCTGGCCCCACCGGCTGCCGGGCGGCTATCTCGGCGTCGACGTCTTCTTCGTCATCTCCGGCTACCTGATCACGGCCCACATCCTGCGCGAGTCCGACCGGACCGGACGGATCGCGCTCGGCAAGTTCTGGGCGCGACGGGCACGGCGGCTGCTGCCCGCGGCCTACCTCGTGCTCGGGGTGTCGCTGATCGCGGTCTTCCTGTGGGTGCCCCGGATGCTGTGGCAGCAGTTCGTCCGCGAGATCGGCGCCGCTGCGCTGTACGTCGAGAACTGGGCGCTGGCCGCCGACGCCGTGGACTACCTCGCTGCCGACAACGTCGCCTCACCCGCGCAGCACTACTGGACCCTGTCGGCGGAGGAGCAGTTCTACATCGTCTGGCCGGTGCTGGTGATCGCCGCCCTGTGGTGCGCGCCGATCCTGTCGACGCGGCTGGGCCAGCGCCGCCAGCACATCGCTATCTTCGCCATGCTGGCGACCGTCACGGTCGCGTCGTTCGTGTACTCGCTCCACCTCACCGCCACCGATCCCGCCACGTCGTACTTCGTCACGACGACCCGTGCCTGGGAGTTCGGCGTCGGAGCGCTGCTCGCCTTCGTGCCGGTGCTGGCCGGGCGCGCGAGCCTGCGGGCGCTGGTGTCGCTGCTCGGCCTCGTCACGCTCGCGGTCTGCGCGATGCGCATGGACGAGGCGACCCCGATGCCAGGCACGGCGGCGGTGTGGGTCGTGCTGGGGACGGCGGCGCTGCTGTGGGCCGGCCACCCGTCGTCGGTCGCCTGGTCGCCGACGCACGCGCTGTCCTGGCGCCCCGCGCAGTTCATCGGCGACATCTCGTATTCGGTGTACCTCTGGCACTGGCCGCTCATCGTGATCCTCCCGTACGCGATGGGCTCGTCGCTCGGGATGCTCGACAAGATCGCCATCGCCGTCGTGACCATCCTGCTGTCCTGGGCGACCAAGAAGTGGGTCGAGGATCCCGTACGCACGACGCGGCGCCTCGGCATCCCGCGCTCGGGCGTGACCTTCGGCCTGGTCGGCGCGACCGCCGGCGCCCTCGTCGCCGGCTGCTTCGTCGGATGGAGCGTCGTCGACCATGACAACGCCGCCCGCGCGGAGGCAGCGGAGTCGCTCCTCAAGCAGCACGGCGCATGCTTCGGCGCGGCGGCGCGTGACCCGAAGCTCGCCGACACATGCCCGGACCCGGCGCTCGACAAGGTGATGATCCCCGACCCGTCGGAGGTCAAGAAGGACCACGCCGCCTACCGCCGCTGCCTCAAGTACCTCCGCGGCGACGACTTCGAGGGCTGCCCCTTCGGCACCCCGCGCCGCGGTGTCCCGCACGTCGCCGTCGTCGGCGACTCCCACGCCCGTGCGCTGATGCCGATGTTCGAGATCCTCGTCGACCAAGGCGTCCTCACCGCCGAGATGATCGCCTCGCCGAGCTGTGGCTGGTCGACCCTCCCCCCGGCGGCGGGCAACCCCGAGTCGCGCAAGGTGGCCTGCGCCGAGATGAAGGCCAACCTCGACGAGCTGCTGAGGGCCGAGCCGGACCGCTTCGACTTCATCGTCACCACCAGCCGCGCCTCGAGCCAGCGAGCGAGCGAGGAGGCGCGCGTCCAGGGCGTGCTCGACGTCTGGGAGCCGGCGCTGAAGGCGAAGACGCCGATCGTCGCCATCCGCGACAACCCTGAGGGCGGTCGGCGCGCAGAGGACGACCCCAACATCTGCCTGGGCGAGGTCGGCGCCGCCCACGCGGCCGAGTGCGCGCTGTCGCGCAAGGCCGCCATCACGGACGTCTTCGACCCGTACGAGCAGGCGGTCGAGCGCTCGAAGCGGACCACGTACGTCGACATGACGAAGTGGTACTGCGACGAGGACAAGTGCCCGGTGGTCATCGGCGGCGCGAACGTCTTCAGCGACAGCAACCACGTGACGATCACGTACGCCCGCACCCTTGCGCCGTACTACAAGGCGGCGTTCGCGAAGGCCGGGCTCCTCGACTGA
- a CDS encoding DUF6270 domain-containing protein yields the protein MSDVLSIALFGSCMTRDNFNSRFNPDYKASYRCDLAQNQMSILSLMSAPVTEHWETTKAMSDYDVWNIRTEFDKAFLSEFAASQTDYLLLDFFGDAHFGVLQLDDGRIITDNRWKVHATDIYQRMRDEGRLTRLHPTSDPDAYFALWREAMDRFAEHVRRVAPQTRVVVHYGHHTNLLTLPDRPRPARLQKHRSIARIDVETANAQWKRMDDYAVDVFGARAIDLTGEPFPTYDEHPWGPFYVHYRQDYYHRFLAELHKIVIADGGVPTPQMVADIELAARETPALTQAILEEELALTKKRLASRKAEVATLRERVARLERTPVRRALSRARRTRVFRSLRK from the coding sequence ATGAGCGACGTGCTCTCGATCGCGCTGTTCGGCAGCTGCATGACCCGCGACAACTTCAACTCGCGCTTCAACCCGGACTACAAGGCGTCGTACCGCTGCGACCTTGCCCAGAACCAGATGTCGATCCTCAGTCTCATGTCGGCACCCGTCACAGAGCATTGGGAGACGACCAAGGCGATGTCGGACTACGACGTCTGGAACATCCGGACGGAGTTCGACAAGGCATTCCTCAGCGAGTTCGCCGCGTCGCAGACCGACTACCTGCTGCTGGACTTCTTCGGCGACGCGCACTTCGGGGTGCTCCAGCTGGACGACGGCCGGATCATCACCGACAACCGGTGGAAGGTTCACGCGACCGACATCTACCAGCGGATGCGGGACGAGGGGCGACTGACGCGCCTCCACCCGACCAGCGACCCTGACGCCTACTTCGCGCTCTGGCGGGAGGCGATGGACCGGTTCGCGGAGCACGTGCGTCGAGTCGCTCCCCAAACTCGGGTGGTGGTCCACTACGGGCACCACACCAACTTGCTGACGCTGCCCGACCGACCTCGACCGGCGAGGCTGCAGAAGCACCGAAGCATCGCGCGGATCGACGTCGAGACGGCGAACGCGCAGTGGAAGCGGATGGACGATTACGCCGTCGACGTCTTCGGCGCCCGGGCGATCGACCTGACGGGCGAACCGTTCCCGACCTACGACGAGCACCCGTGGGGTCCGTTCTACGTCCACTACCGGCAGGACTACTACCACCGGTTCCTCGCCGAGCTGCACAAGATCGTCATCGCGGACGGCGGTGTGCCCACGCCCCAGATGGTCGCGGACATCGAGCTCGCTGCACGCGAGACCCCGGCGCTCACACAGGCGATCCTCGAGGAGGAGCTGGCGCTGACAAAGAAGCGTCTCGCCTCGCGCAAGGCCGAGGTGGCGACCCTCCGAGAGCGTGTCGCGCGGCTCGAGCGGACCCCAGTGCGCCGCGCGCTGTCGCGGGCGCGCCGTACCCGCGTGTTTCGTTCACTACGAAAGTAA
- a CDS encoding glycosyltransferase has translation MLDANDGPRQIEFSLVSAVYNVARYLDDFIASVEAQTFDLSRVEVIMVDDGSTDETPQALKAWQARRPDLVTVLTKENGGQASARNLGLERARGRWVSFPDPDDVLASNYLERVARFIQAEPDVDLVGCARWLLDDATGAVTDTHPLRQHFTGGDRLRNLTEYPQHFYGSAPVAFFRRERLDDLGLRFDTELRPNFEDGALCVRYLLGSSNQPNVGFVGTAHYHYRKRSDSSSTLQTSLSHPGRYTRVLRDGYLAVLREAADGSGAAPEWLQNHILYELSWFFSSQDGASSRGSAESAGVSDEYHALLGQIRRFLEDDVIEAFTVRGMKRIWKDILLHSYDDQPWCMPYARVDRLDADQALTRIVYQYTGDAPSERVFVNGVETAPRHAKVRDIAYHGRVVMRERVLWVTARANLRILLDGRRLPFRFDQPPSAITWLKPGRVRSEILAHEQPHAMDPAPAPAVDVSGADRTLIRLARSRLFRKYSKAWVLMDRIHDADDSGERLFRYLRDERPDINAWFVLEKGTPDWQRLNADGYGDRLVAHGSRDWKLLMLNCRHLISSHADHPVVRPPEIMRLTRQRWRFTFLQHGVIKDDLSGWLNPKQIDLFVTSTPQEHASIAGDHTPYVFTTKETVRTGLPRFDRLREIGQRVEPDDRDLVLVVPTWRNWLQPPLESGSQRRSVHPELFESEFMTSWRGVLESEELAQACAEQGLKIGFLPHPNLQPALDVMQLPSHVVPLSYHGQDVQELFARAAVLVTDYSSIAFNAAYIDRPVVYFQFDQERVLNGGHVGRKGYFTYELDGFGPVTYDVETAVAETLASLAHGRDPRPEYAARNAATFPERDGRCCERVTAAIEASTKRLTVDEAAEPVPTPVQQS, from the coding sequence ATGCTTGACGCGAACGACGGACCACGACAGATCGAGTTCTCGCTCGTTTCCGCGGTCTACAACGTCGCGAGGTACCTCGACGACTTCATCGCCTCTGTCGAGGCGCAGACGTTCGACCTCTCCCGGGTCGAGGTGATCATGGTCGACGACGGCTCTACGGACGAGACGCCGCAGGCGCTCAAGGCCTGGCAGGCGCGTCGACCCGACCTGGTGACGGTGCTCACGAAGGAGAACGGCGGCCAGGCCTCGGCGCGCAACCTCGGGTTGGAGCGGGCACGCGGACGTTGGGTGTCGTTCCCGGACCCCGACGATGTCCTCGCGTCGAACTATCTCGAGCGGGTCGCGCGGTTCATCCAGGCCGAGCCGGACGTGGATCTCGTCGGGTGCGCGCGGTGGCTCCTGGACGACGCTACGGGCGCCGTCACCGACACCCACCCGCTCCGTCAGCACTTCACGGGCGGCGACCGACTCCGCAACCTCACCGAGTACCCGCAGCACTTCTACGGGAGCGCGCCGGTCGCCTTCTTCCGGCGGGAACGCCTCGACGACCTCGGGCTGCGCTTCGACACCGAGCTCCGGCCGAACTTCGAGGACGGCGCTCTGTGTGTGCGATACCTCCTCGGGTCGTCGAACCAGCCGAATGTCGGGTTCGTCGGGACGGCGCACTACCACTACCGGAAGCGCAGCGACTCGTCCTCGACCCTGCAGACGAGCCTGTCCCACCCGGGCCGCTACACCCGGGTCCTCCGCGACGGCTATCTGGCGGTCCTCCGTGAGGCGGCCGACGGCTCCGGCGCCGCCCCGGAGTGGCTCCAGAACCACATCCTCTACGAACTCTCCTGGTTCTTCAGCAGCCAGGACGGGGCATCGTCGCGCGGCAGTGCCGAGAGCGCCGGTGTCTCCGACGAGTACCACGCGCTTCTCGGCCAGATCCGACGGTTCCTCGAGGACGACGTGATCGAGGCCTTCACCGTGCGAGGAATGAAGCGGATCTGGAAGGACATCCTGCTCCACTCCTACGACGATCAGCCGTGGTGCATGCCGTACGCCCGCGTCGACCGCCTGGACGCCGACCAGGCCCTCACACGCATCGTCTACCAGTACACCGGTGATGCCCCCTCAGAGCGCGTCTTCGTGAACGGGGTCGAGACGGCACCGCGCCACGCCAAGGTCCGTGACATCGCCTACCACGGGCGCGTCGTCATGCGGGAGCGCGTGCTGTGGGTGACGGCGCGCGCCAACCTGCGCATCCTCCTCGACGGACGACGGCTGCCGTTCCGGTTCGACCAACCGCCGTCGGCGATTACCTGGCTCAAGCCCGGCCGTGTCCGCTCCGAGATCCTTGCCCACGAGCAGCCGCACGCGATGGACCCGGCGCCGGCGCCTGCGGTCGATGTGTCGGGGGCCGACCGGACGCTGATCCGGCTCGCCCGCTCTCGGCTGTTCCGCAAGTACAGCAAGGCCTGGGTGCTCATGGACAGGATCCACGACGCCGACGACTCCGGCGAGCGCCTCTTCCGCTACCTGCGTGATGAGCGCCCCGACATCAACGCCTGGTTCGTGCTGGAGAAGGGGACGCCCGACTGGCAACGGCTCAACGCGGACGGGTACGGCGACCGGCTGGTGGCCCACGGGTCTCGCGACTGGAAGCTGCTGATGCTCAACTGCCGCCACCTGATCTCGTCGCATGCCGACCATCCGGTCGTACGGCCGCCGGAGATCATGCGCCTGACCCGACAGCGCTGGCGGTTCACCTTCCTACAGCACGGCGTGATCAAGGACGACCTCTCGGGCTGGCTGAACCCGAAGCAGATCGACCTCTTCGTCACCAGTACGCCGCAGGAGCACGCCTCGATCGCCGGGGACCATACGCCGTACGTCTTCACCACCAAGGAGACGGTGCGCACGGGTCTTCCTCGCTTCGATCGCCTCCGCGAGATCGGCCAGCGGGTCGAACCCGACGACCGCGACCTCGTGCTCGTCGTTCCGACCTGGCGCAACTGGCTCCAGCCGCCGCTGGAGTCCGGGTCGCAGCGTCGCTCGGTCCACCCGGAGCTGTTCGAGTCGGAGTTCATGACGAGCTGGCGCGGGGTCCTCGAGTCCGAGGAGCTCGCTCAGGCATGCGCCGAGCAGGGTCTCAAGATCGGCTTCCTGCCGCACCCGAACCTCCAGCCCGCGCTCGACGTGATGCAGCTCCCGTCCCACGTGGTGCCGCTCTCGTACCACGGCCAGGATGTTCAGGAGCTCTTCGCCCGCGCAGCGGTACTCGTCACCGACTACTCGTCGATCGCGTTCAACGCGGCGTACATCGACCGGCCCGTCGTGTACTTCCAGTTCGATCAGGAGCGGGTCCTCAACGGGGGCCATGTCGGGCGCAAGGGCTACTTCACCTACGAGCTCGACGGCTTCGGACCCGTCACGTACGACGTCGAGACGGCGGTCGCCGAGACGCTCGCGTCGCTCGCGCACGGTCGTGACCCGCGCCCGGAGTATGCCGCACGCAATGCGGCCACCTTCCCCGAGCGGGACGGACGGTGCTGCGAGAGGGTGACTGCGGCGATCGAAGCGTCGACGAAGCGGCTTACCGTCGACGAGGCGGCCGAGCCGGTGCCGACGCCCGTTCAGCAGTCATGA
- a CDS encoding mannose-1-phosphate guanylyltransferase: MGSHVPSLHAIIPAGGSGTRLWPVSRAGHPKFLLDLTGNGRTLLQQTYDRLLPLVGVEGIHVITGVRHADAVRRQLPDLACDQVVAEPSPRDSMPAIALMAALVHRRDPEAVVASFASDHLVEDVAAFHEAVRQATAAALEGYVVTIGIDPDAPSTAYGYIEAGDSLSDIAGAPDALAVRRFVEKPPVEVAEEYVGSGRYRWNAGMFVVRAGVLIDHLRREQPRLYEGVVSIAEAWDRPDRGAVLERTWPTLTKIAIDHAIAEPVAASGGVAVIPASFGWSDIGDFAAVADAMQSGHGDISVLGDPSAVAAMDTSGLVVTSGRTVSVIGLEDVVVVETPDAVLVTTRARAQEVKRLVDHWRGAGREDLL; encoded by the coding sequence ATGGGCTCGCACGTGCCCTCGCTGCACGCCATCATCCCCGCCGGGGGCTCCGGCACACGACTGTGGCCGGTCTCGCGGGCCGGACACCCGAAGTTTCTTCTCGACCTGACCGGGAACGGCCGTACCCTCCTCCAACAGACCTACGACCGTCTGCTGCCACTCGTCGGCGTCGAGGGGATCCATGTGATCACCGGCGTCCGCCACGCAGACGCCGTCCGGCGTCAGCTCCCCGACCTCGCCTGCGACCAGGTCGTGGCCGAGCCGTCCCCCCGTGACTCGATGCCGGCGATCGCACTGATGGCGGCGCTCGTGCACCGGCGCGATCCTGAGGCCGTCGTGGCGTCCTTCGCGAGCGACCACCTCGTCGAGGACGTCGCCGCCTTCCACGAGGCTGTTCGTCAGGCCACGGCGGCCGCGCTCGAGGGCTACGTCGTGACGATCGGGATCGACCCAGATGCCCCGTCCACGGCGTACGGCTACATCGAGGCCGGGGACTCGTTGTCGGACATCGCAGGGGCACCGGACGCGCTCGCCGTCCGACGGTTCGTCGAGAAGCCTCCCGTCGAGGTCGCCGAGGAGTACGTCGGCTCTGGCCGCTACCGCTGGAACGCGGGGATGTTCGTCGTCCGTGCGGGCGTGCTGATCGACCATCTCCGCCGCGAGCAACCGCGCCTCTACGAGGGGGTCGTCTCGATCGCCGAGGCCTGGGACCGCCCGGATCGCGGCGCGGTGCTGGAGCGGACGTGGCCCACACTCACCAAGATCGCCATCGACCACGCGATCGCCGAGCCCGTGGCCGCGTCCGGCGGCGTGGCCGTCATCCCCGCATCGTTCGGCTGGAGCGACATCGGTGACTTCGCCGCCGTGGCGGACGCGATGCAGAGCGGTCACGGCGACATCAGCGTGCTTGGCGACCCTTCTGCGGTCGCCGCGATGGACACGAGCGGTCTCGTCGTCACGTCCGGCCGGACGGTCTCGGTCATCGGCCTGGAGGACGTGGTGGTGGTCGAGACCCCGGACGCCGTCCTCGTGACGACCCGGGCGCGCGCGCAAGAGGTCAAACGACTCGTCGACCACTGGCGGGGCGCTGGCCGCGAGGACCTCCTCTGA
- a CDS encoding CDP-glycerol glycerophosphotransferase family protein: protein MLSVVVPVYNVAPYLDECLMSVLGQQLREIEVIAVDDGSTDGSAEILARRAQQDARLKVVRQENAGQGAARNLGVSLSRGTFLTFLDADDTLPPGAYQHAVQTLRRTGSDFAVGEVKRVRNDAQSAPPWAAVVHERDRLGIAIDDFPEALQDVIACNRVFRRQFWVDEVGGFEGRGAYEDHVPMVKAYVRATRFDVLKRVTYYWRIRENSTSTGQQKHQLANLRDRVAVKAEAQDFLEREASEQVFSTWLGRVLDLDLPPYVKHALVADDEYRELLSEAYLRHIAMATPHAWRSVRVFHKLRAWHAATHRWDVVDLIQQEVRNHGRPPRAVVRDGRVFADLEIADELDPDTPPELFELADSETALDARLLRARWDDTTRLRLRGWASVRAVGTGGRDHHLSLSLRQLDGDETIALTPSAVDEPRANSTIAEAEADHAPAGFEVVVDVDSLLRARTTAGRWALEADVSVDGVRRAGAFSGPVAGGSAAAQSLSPARTQGHLVTPVWQADGGFVLDVAPVHDAEPAAPEPTDRPEIHDAGTEDEALVLALTGLPDGASLELAGDRVVVLLGRPTSRPRGHEAVLPLRASILGGPVLPLPSGGYSLRLADGTPVSAAPSFRSQFPLEQTTGDVTARWTFTRRGEARLTVMSGPRPAERSKWARRQVVHRYERSEDAAVDQVLFQSRGGLAAGGAPAAVARAVAARRPDLDLVWSTTDRSVAVPDGARRVVVGTQEWAQAVRRSRFVVADGPVDELLPPPDRRWMNLAFIQTLTSTGHARWQADGFSPGHVREQEQRIAMWDVLVAGGSRAAAAIATDLGYCGEVAVLGDPASDLVVSADDEARRRARTRLGLGSDAFVVLYAPADRPDRATGAGSARLTRLLDVRELRAALGPSSVILIRGGAAVAHGERRILGEPGVIDVTDYPEEADLVVAADAAVLDYTPLRLTWALTGKPAVLYVPDLDTYAAHHPPVVPWEDSAIGPAVTTTKEVARALGEPAALVATYAGAVARVNATSNELADGGAAARVAARLLDER, encoded by the coding sequence GTGCTGAGTGTCGTCGTCCCCGTGTACAACGTCGCTCCGTACCTCGACGAGTGCCTGATGAGCGTCCTCGGTCAGCAGCTCCGTGAGATCGAGGTGATCGCGGTCGACGACGGATCCACCGACGGCTCGGCAGAGATCCTCGCCCGTCGCGCGCAGCAGGACGCCCGCCTCAAGGTCGTCCGCCAGGAGAACGCCGGTCAAGGTGCGGCACGGAACCTCGGCGTCTCCCTCTCCCGTGGCACGTTCCTCACGTTCCTCGACGCGGACGACACCCTCCCACCGGGCGCCTACCAGCACGCGGTCCAGACGTTGCGCCGCACGGGATCCGACTTCGCCGTCGGCGAGGTCAAGCGGGTGCGCAACGACGCCCAATCGGCGCCACCCTGGGCCGCTGTGGTCCACGAGCGCGACCGTCTCGGCATCGCGATCGACGACTTCCCCGAGGCGCTCCAGGACGTGATCGCCTGCAACCGGGTCTTCCGCCGCCAGTTCTGGGTGGACGAGGTCGGCGGCTTCGAGGGCCGTGGCGCATACGAGGACCACGTGCCCATGGTCAAGGCGTACGTTCGTGCGACACGGTTCGACGTGCTCAAGCGTGTCACCTACTACTGGCGGATCCGCGAGAACAGCACATCGACGGGCCAGCAGAAGCACCAGCTCGCGAACCTTCGCGACCGCGTCGCGGTGAAGGCCGAGGCACAGGACTTCTTGGAGCGTGAGGCGTCCGAACAGGTCTTCTCCACCTGGCTCGGCCGCGTCCTCGACCTCGACCTGCCTCCCTACGTGAAGCATGCGCTCGTCGCCGACGACGAGTACCGCGAGCTCCTTTCCGAGGCGTACCTCCGGCACATCGCAATGGCCACCCCCCACGCCTGGCGGTCGGTCCGGGTCTTCCACAAGCTCCGGGCGTGGCATGCCGCGACGCACCGGTGGGACGTGGTCGACCTGATCCAGCAGGAGGTCCGCAACCACGGCCGCCCACCGCGGGCCGTCGTGCGGGACGGCAGGGTGTTCGCCGACCTCGAGATCGCCGATGAGCTGGACCCCGACACCCCGCCCGAGCTCTTCGAGCTCGCCGACAGCGAGACCGCGCTCGACGCCCGGCTCCTGCGTGCGCGGTGGGACGACACGACCCGTCTGCGGCTGCGCGGCTGGGCGAGCGTACGCGCGGTCGGCACGGGCGGTCGCGACCACCACCTGTCCCTGTCGCTGCGCCAGCTCGACGGCGACGAGACCATCGCGCTCACGCCTTCCGCGGTCGACGAGCCGCGGGCGAACTCCACGATCGCCGAGGCTGAGGCGGACCACGCGCCGGCGGGCTTCGAGGTGGTGGTGGACGTCGACTCGCTCCTGCGGGCGCGCACCACTGCCGGCCGGTGGGCGCTCGAGGCGGACGTCAGCGTCGACGGGGTGAGGCGAGCAGGAGCCTTCTCCGGGCCGGTCGCCGGCGGCTCAGCGGCAGCGCAGTCGCTCTCCCCGGCGAGGACACAGGGGCATCTCGTGACACCCGTGTGGCAGGCGGACGGCGGCTTCGTCCTCGACGTCGCGCCGGTCCACGACGCCGAGCCCGCCGCGCCGGAGCCCACCGACAGACCGGAGATCCACGACGCCGGCACCGAGGACGAAGCCCTCGTCCTGGCACTGACGGGGCTTCCGGACGGCGCGTCTCTCGAGCTGGCCGGCGACCGTGTCGTCGTCCTGCTGGGAAGGCCCACGTCGCGGCCCCGTGGTCATGAGGCTGTCCTCCCGCTGCGCGCGTCGATCCTCGGGGGGCCGGTCCTCCCGCTCCCCTCCGGCGGCTACTCGCTCAGGCTTGCCGACGGGACACCCGTCAGCGCAGCGCCGTCGTTCCGTTCGCAGTTCCCCCTCGAGCAGACGACCGGCGACGTCACCGCCCGGTGGACGTTCACACGGCGAGGCGAGGCCCGTCTGACGGTGATGTCGGGGCCGCGCCCCGCCGAGCGCAGCAAGTGGGCACGCCGCCAGGTGGTGCACCGGTACGAGCGTTCCGAGGATGCGGCCGTCGACCAGGTCCTCTTCCAGTCCCGCGGCGGACTGGCCGCCGGTGGCGCGCCCGCAGCGGTCGCGCGCGCCGTCGCCGCCCGCCGACCCGACCTCGACCTCGTCTGGTCGACGACCGACCGTTCGGTCGCCGTGCCCGACGGCGCGCGGCGGGTCGTCGTCGGCACGCAGGAGTGGGCCCAGGCGGTCCGACGCTCCCGCTTCGTCGTCGCCGACGGCCCGGTCGACGAGCTGCTCCCTCCCCCCGACCGACGGTGGATGAACCTCGCGTTCATTCAGACGCTCACCTCGACAGGGCACGCCCGCTGGCAGGCCGACGGCTTCTCCCCGGGACACGTCCGCGAGCAGGAGCAGCGCATCGCCATGTGGGACGTCCTCGTCGCCGGGGGGTCCCGAGCCGCTGCGGCCATCGCGACGGACCTGGGGTACTGCGGGGAGGTCGCCGTGCTCGGAGACCCTGCGAGCGACCTGGTCGTGTCTGCCGACGACGAGGCACGCCGCCGCGCACGAACGCGCCTCGGTCTCGGCTCGGACGCCTTCGTCGTCCTCTATGCACCCGCCGATCGTCCCGACCGCGCGACGGGTGCCGGCAGCGCACGCCTGACCCGGCTCCTCGACGTGCGCGAGCTCCGCGCGGCGCTGGGACCGTCGTCGGTGATCCTCATACGCGGCGGTGCCGCGGTCGCCCACGGCGAACGACGGATCCTCGGTGAGCCCGGCGTCATCGACGTCACGGACTACCCGGAGGAGGCCGATCTCGTCGTGGCAGCCGACGCTGCGGTGCTCGACTACACCCCGCTTCGGCTCACCTGGGCCCTCACGGGCAAGCCGGCGGTCCTCTACGTGCCGGACCTCGACACCTACGCCGCGCACCATCCCCCGGTCGTCCCGTGGGAGGACTCGGCGATCGGCCCGGCCGTCACCACGACGAAGGAGGTGGCGCGCGCGCTCGGAGAGCCCGCCGCACTCGTCGCGACCTATGCCGGCGCCGTCGCGCGCGTCAACGCGACCTCCAACGAGCTCGCTGACGGCGGTGCCGCGGCACGCGTCGCGGCTCGACTGCTGGACGAGCGCTAG